The Paeniglutamicibacter cryotolerans DNA segment TCCCGGTGCGCGGTGATGTCGGTCAGAGTCTTGGTGGCGGCGTCACCCGGGTGCTGCCAGGATCCGTCGTGGGTCCAGCGGACAGATCGGACGTTCCGGAAGGAGGCGCGTTCGGGGTCGTAGGACGCCTCGGAGATGACTTCGCCGCGCCCCACCAGTTCCCGGCGGCCGCGCTTGGCGTAGACGATGTCGCCCTCGGAGATCTCATTCTGGAACTGCCACATGGCCAGGACGGCGTTGTTGTTGGAGGCCCCGGTGCCTTCGATGTCCAGTGCGGTACGGATGGATTCGCGGTCGGGGTAGTCGGCTATGTCTCCGAGGCTGTCCCAGTCGATGCCCATGATGCCTTCACGGGAAAACTCGCCCCATTCGGAGGCCTGTGCGCCAGGGGAATAGAGCCAGTAGTGCCGACGCCGCGGCTCATTCAGCTCATCGGTCCCTGCGGAGCTGGGCTTCTCGTCCCAAAGCTCGTGCACACCGTCATCCCAGAAGTGGAAGGGCTCCGTACGGTCCTGAGAGAGGGCTGCGCGGATGGAGAGCAGGTCCCGATCCAAGGCTTCGGGGCCGGAACCGGTGGAGCCGCCGATCAAGGGACCGAGCCCGGCACGGATCTTCCGCTTCATGGTGGCTGCGGAGATCGGTTCGAAGATGTCGGGCCGGGCGAAGAACTGCAGCGTGTTGCGCATGTCGCTGCAGTCGCGTCCCGAGGCCAGCATGACGCGCTGCAGCTCCCACGAATCATGGCGCGCGGCATCCTTTTGCACTCCATCGAGGGAGGCCCAGTGCTGAACGAAGTGGCAGAGCCAGGGCAGGTGCAGCCAGAGGCGCTGGTTGTACCAGGGACCCGGATTGAAGCCAGCGGTGTTGGCCGGTCGGGCGAGCCAGGACGCCATGGGCTCAGGGATAGTGAGAGGTTCTTCCAAGTAGTACAGGACGCGCTCCACATTGGCGCGGCGAGACTTCGGGAGGGACGCCTTGAGCCCGTGACCGCGCAGGAACACCATCTCAGCGGCCAGCAGGATCGCCTCACGTGAGGCACCGGCCAGTTGCTGGTCCAGCTTTTCCCACTGGTTATTTTCAGTGCCTTCGATCGGGTTGTCCTCGACTCGCGCCCGGATCTCCTCGGCGGCCTCCGGCGTCCAGATCCGGGTGCTCGGGTCCAAGACGGAGTACCCGCCGCCGAGCATCTGATCGATCAGCGGCTTGATGTCCGTAGCGATCGCCATGTCCGCGGCTGGCCGGAACCGCAGGAGCGAGTCGATGGTGTTCTGATCTGGTGCGAAGGAGTCCATGAGCTGATTCTGTCAGCTGCCTGGAAGAGGCGTCCACGAAGGCTCGCCAAAGCAAACACCCGCATCGAAGGTGTGCCACGGGGTGAACTCGTATTACTCGGAGAGCAGGTCTTGGGCGCGCCACGGAGTGGTGCCGAAGGAGTAGGTGTCCACGAAGGAGGCGGTGAGGCGGAAATACTGATCGCTGACCTAGTGCCGGGCCGGGAAGTAGTCCTGCCAGTGGGTCGCCCCCCGATACGGGCGGTCGGGGAGTCTGGCCCGGAGCCGGGGTATCCGCGCAGGATGCGGTCCAGGCGGGTGTGGATTTGATCGCCATGCGGCGGCATTCTGTGATCGTTCGGTGACGCACCTGCGCCCGCAAGAGGATCCCCTATCCGGGCGCATCTGCTGTCCCGCAGGAGGTTCCCCAGTGGCACACGACCAACACGGACCTGCCAACGGTGCCGCACTGTTTTCAGTGAACCGTGCGCCGACCCGCTTATGCCCTTTTGGTGCGGTGACGATCACTGGAGCCGTGCATGCGCAAGTACGAGGGCGCAACGTTTACCTGAGCACTGTTGCGACTCCGAGCTGCCGACCCCCGATAGGAAAATACTGATTTACTGCCTCAAAGAGTCGCCAGCCTCGATGAGGAACCTATGCATCATTCGCAACAGGTTCGATTCTGCTTCATGGTTGATATTCAAGAGCGCTATCGATTGCTCTTACCTGATCGAAGTAGCGGAAGTTCACCTTCATTGCTTTCCCTCCGACCGTGATGTTGTAGAAGAGCCCACTGGGCTCACCAAGGAACTGATCGCGGGGTGACTCTTCAATGAGACGCTTGATGACGGTCTGGGAGAACGTTCCTGACCCGAACACCATGAAGCGGCGATTGGTCGCGATCACGATTCGGTACCCCCCACCACGGTTTAGGAGGGTCAACTGCCCCGCGAACCCTCCCTGGATTACTTCACCGGGTTCCACATGCACTTGAGCGCGCTGGATAATCTTGTCTGCCATGGTCATGCTCTTCATCATATCAGCGTGGCTTTTAGGACCAGATAAAGTTTGTCAAAGCGGCCGGTGCGAGCAGCTTCACGCTTCTTTGTGCCCGGCGGCCGTTCAGCTTCCGGGACGTGCCACGCGTTCTGCCTTCGAAAAATCACGTAGTTTAGCGCCTAATCACTATGATCGCCATTCTTGATGCTGCGTTTAACGGTCAGCAAGGCAGCTGTACGCGGTCTGC contains these protein-coding regions:
- a CDS encoding 5-methylcytosine-specific restriction endonuclease subunit McrB, which translates into the protein MDSFAPDQNTIDSLLRFRPAADMAIATDIKPLIDQMLGGGYSVLDPSTRIWTPEAAEEIRARVEDNPIEGTENNQWEKLDQQLAGASREAILLAAEMVFLRGHGLKASLPKSRRANVERVLYYLEEPLTIPEPMASWLARPANTAGFNPGPWYNQRLWLHLPWLCHFVQHWASLDGVQKDAARHDSWELQRVMLASGRDCSDMRNTLQFFARPDIFEPISAATMKRKIRAGLGPLIGGSTGSGPEALDRDLLSIRAALSQDRTEPFHFWDDGVHELWDEKPSSAGTDELNEPRRRHYWLYSPGAQASEWGEFSREGIMGIDWDSLGDIADYPDRESIRTALDIEGTGASNNNAVLAMWQFQNEISEGDIVYAKRGRRELVGRGEVISEASYDPERASFRNVRSVRWTHDGSWQHPGDAATKTLTDITAHRDYVAKLEALFDDNEADEPALIDTPVELPPYDRTAFLDQVYVDEAHYDRLCSVLARKKNIILAGPPGVGKTYTAKRLAGLGDYWYSGWR